In Methanonatronarchaeum sp. AMET-Sl, one genomic interval encodes:
- a CDS encoding CBS domain-containing protein translates to MKSSIKILEVWGIPIKLHISFLIILPPFAWLFANSPFFFEGLVEPWLAYTLGTLLTLMFFLCVLLHELGHSYIALKNQIPINSITLMIFGGVAAMEQTPDDPSIELKLALAGPVVSLLIGVILLSINYIAGLPTPIFPDERTLAGIFIGWLGYINIIVAAFNLIPAFPMDGGRVLRSIFAKRMPYLKATERAAGIGKAFAFSIGLIGLLLLPAGIWLILIAAFIYFGASQEEKSTKITRIFSDLQVKDLMTENVLTVEPETDAKELIELMMKQKHMGYPVTQNDKLIGIVTFSDIRGIPRERRVATYVKDVMTKNPITVEPELDAIEALRIISRERIGRIPVTREQKVVGIISRSDFTTAIELGEMGMVPEN, encoded by the coding sequence ATGAAGAGTTCAATCAAGATATTGGAGGTTTGGGGGATACCAATAAAGCTCCATATATCGTTTTTAATAATCTTACCGCCTTTTGCATGGCTATTCGCTAACTCACCATTCTTTTTTGAAGGCTTAGTTGAACCTTGGCTAGCCTATACCTTAGGTACATTACTTACATTGATGTTCTTTTTATGCGTTTTGTTACATGAATTAGGCCATTCTTATATCGCTCTTAAAAACCAGATCCCTATAAACAGCATAACATTGATGATATTTGGTGGGGTTGCAGCAATGGAGCAAACCCCAGATGACCCCTCAATCGAATTAAAACTAGCTTTAGCCGGACCTGTAGTCAGCCTTTTAATAGGAGTTATTTTGTTATCAATCAATTATATAGCGGGATTACCAACCCCAATATTCCCCGATGAAAGAACACTAGCAGGAATATTTATCGGATGGCTTGGATACATAAACATAATTGTAGCCGCATTCAATCTCATACCCGCATTCCCAATGGATGGAGGCCGGGTATTAAGATCAATTTTCGCGAAAAGAATGCCATACCTAAAGGCAACTGAAAGAGCAGCAGGAATAGGTAAGGCATTCGCCTTCTCAATAGGCCTTATAGGGCTTTTATTATTACCAGCAGGAATTTGGTTGATTCTAATAGCTGCATTCATATATTTCGGTGCATCACAGGAAGAAAAAAGCACCAAGATAACAAGGATATTCTCAGACCTACAGGTTAAAGACCTAATGACAGAGAATGTATTAACCGTTGAACCAGAAACAGATGCCAAAGAACTGATCGAGTTAATGATGAAGCAAAAACACATGGGATATCCAGTAACACAAAACGACAAACTTATTGGAATAGTAACCTTCTCAGACATACGTGGAATCCCAAGAGAACGGAGAGTAGCCACATATGTCAAAGACGTAATGACAAAAAACCCAATAACAGTTGAACCAGAACTTGATGCAATCGAAGCACTCAGAATAATATCAAGAGAAAGAATAGGAAGAATACCTGTAACCAGAGAACAAAAAGTTGTAGGAATAATAAGTCGAAGCGATTTCACAACAGCAATCGAGTTAGGCGAAATGGGAATGGTCCCAGAAAACTAA
- the mbhE gene encoding hydrogen gas-evolving membrane-bound hydrogenase subunit E codes for MNKKISMILVGIVGAIMAIAVADMPDFGDPNSPASSHVSPTYILEAYDVAGVHNIVTAVLVYWRAYDTFGEITVIFAAGIAIMALLGWD; via the coding sequence ATGAATAAAAAAATATCAATGATTCTTGTCGGTATAGTAGGCGCCATAATGGCTATAGCCGTAGCCGACATGCCCGATTTCGGCGATCCAAACAGCCCCGCCTCATCACACGTATCACCAACCTACATACTTGAAGCATATGACGTAGCCGGAGTACACAACATAGTGACAGCAGTACTTGTATATTGGCGGGCCTACGATACATTTGGAGAAATCACCGTAATATTCGCAGCAGGAATAGCAATTATGGCATTGCTTGGATGGGATTAA
- a CDS encoding NADH-quinone oxidoreductase subunit J — MELILNLLLLLLLPITAIAVVVARDLIVAALIFAVYSFIMAIVYVQLNAPDVGIAEAAVGAGATTILFIITIARTERMEDE, encoded by the coding sequence ATGGAGTTAATATTAAACCTATTACTATTACTCCTATTACCAATAACCGCTATAGCGGTAGTTGTTGCAAGAGACCTAATAGTTGCAGCCCTAATATTCGCTGTATACAGCTTTATAATGGCAATAGTTTACGTTCAACTTAACGCTCCGGACGTAGGTATCGCTGAAGCAGCAGTTGGAGCAGGAGCAACAACCATACTTTTCATAATAACAATAGCGCGAACGGAGAGGATGGAAGATGAATAA
- a CDS encoding GTP-binding protein, which produces MKVSFIGGFYGSGKTTLISEMAKKLEKDGKSVLIIDNEKGNSNVDPLFVRELGLDGDELTGGCICFYLNRLKEIMNKVNDKSSKDVLFVEPVSYFLPSKLYFDLRNEFGDEIDLAPITILLDGRELKNVIEKDREFPLIDARQVKDAEIVVINKIDVLSKEDITKIEEMVYNLNQDVKILHVSAKDSTNINEIIDVVLNEIHEGTEFNSPALFQEYLKSVSGISERGEKFKFKSNKPFNKKQTQQILREVVTSIDEKISNAGGEINHIKAYIGNDNSYLKGSRPRATKEVDITGNLTKITEGRLILNVIASEVPDDLIYGIMLKTLSEINNTHQITVKT; this is translated from the coding sequence TTGAAAGTATCGTTTATTGGCGGGTTCTATGGCTCTGGAAAAACCACCTTGATCTCTGAGATGGCGAAGAAACTTGAGAAAGATGGTAAAAGCGTTTTAATTATAGATAACGAAAAAGGTAATTCAAATGTCGATCCATTGTTTGTAAGGGAGCTGGGCCTTGATGGAGATGAATTGACCGGTGGATGCATCTGTTTCTACCTAAATCGTTTAAAAGAAATTATGAATAAAGTAAATGATAAATCAAGTAAAGATGTCTTGTTTGTAGAGCCTGTATCCTATTTCTTGCCTTCAAAACTATATTTCGATTTACGCAATGAGTTTGGGGATGAAATCGATCTAGCCCCAATAACAATCCTTTTAGATGGCCGTGAACTAAAAAACGTAATCGAAAAAGATAGAGAGTTCCCTCTAATAGATGCAAGACAGGTTAAGGACGCTGAAATAGTTGTTATAAATAAAATTGACGTATTATCAAAAGAAGACATAACTAAGATTGAAGAGATGGTTTACAACCTCAACCAAGACGTAAAGATATTGCATGTCTCAGCAAAAGACTCCACAAACATCAATGAGATAATAGATGTTGTTTTAAATGAAATTCATGAGGGAACCGAGTTCAACAGCCCTGCACTATTCCAAGAATACCTAAAATCGGTTTCCGGAATAAGTGAGAGAGGAGAGAAATTCAAATTTAAATCAAACAAACCTTTCAACAAAAAACAAACACAGCAAATATTAAGAGAAGTAGTCACCTCCATAGACGAAAAAATCTCAAATGCAGGTGGAGAAATAAACCACATTAAGGCATACATAGGTAATGACAACTCCTACCTTAAAGGAAGCAGGCCCAGAGCAACAAAAGAAGTAGACATTACAGGAAACCTAACAAAAATAACAGAAGGACGATTAATCTTAAATGTAATAGCCAGTGAAGTACCAGACGACCTAATCTACGGAATAATGCTAAAAACACTTAGTGAAATAAACAACACACACCAAATAACCGTCAAAACCTAA
- a CDS encoding MnhB domain-containing protein has product MSSEIMENEVIVENVSRLLIPVIMLFGAYVIGHGHVSHGGGFQGGVIVSAAFVLYILVYGLEKGRGFANQTVRRLMESGGTLIFIIAGMAAIIWGGNFLEYPAIPLPYPDPTITLTFIALLEIAIGITVTAIIISIFITMGGETRK; this is encoded by the coding sequence ATGAGTTCAGAAATTATGGAAAACGAAGTAATCGTTGAAAACGTAAGTAGGTTATTAATCCCCGTAATAATGTTGTTCGGGGCATACGTAATCGGACACGGACACGTTTCACATGGCGGAGGATTCCAGGGCGGAGTTATAGTATCAGCGGCCTTCGTACTATACATACTTGTCTATGGACTAGAAAAAGGACGTGGATTCGCCAACCAAACAGTCAGAAGATTGATGGAATCCGGAGGAACACTAATATTCATAATAGCCGGGATGGCAGCAATAATATGGGGAGGAAATTTCCTAGAATACCCTGCAATACCACTACCCTATCCAGACCCCACGATAACACTAACCTTTATAGCATTACTTGAAATAGCGATAGGGATAACCGTCACAGCAATCATTATATCCATTTTCATCACCATGGGGGGTGAAACAAGAAAATGA
- a CDS encoding monovalent cation/H+ antiporter complex subunit F, whose protein sequence is MAIEQTFLAAAIILVITALIAVYRAIEGPTLPDRLVAIQVIGTATLIVLVLIAYITNQPLFIDVALTYALLNFLLAVIAGRYMITGEIFQ, encoded by the coding sequence ATGGCTATAGAACAGACATTTCTCGCTGCAGCCATAATACTGGTTATAACTGCCTTAATAGCTGTATATAGAGCTATAGAAGGTCCAACACTACCGGACAGGCTTGTAGCAATCCAAGTGATAGGTACAGCAACGCTAATAGTTTTGGTCTTAATAGCTTACATTACAAACCAACCATTGTTCATCGATGTAGCCCTAACCTATGCATTACTAAATTTCTTACTTGCAGTTATAGCGGGTAGATACATGATAACGGGGGAGATTTTCCAGTGA
- a CDS encoding monovalent cation/H+ antiporter subunit D family protein, which produces MLIILLPLLGAYIIPIIGYFKPKITNILTTIIVLITTILAVLLAIEILVNGEIYYFTVGEEPPWGVEILADHLAALMALIVLGVTLLATIFSKKYVKHSLKPKKEVLYYTLILLMTGGLLWFIMAADAFNMFVGLEIFSIASYSLTAISQDKKAITAAFNYLLMGAVGSAFFLLGIGYLYIMTGTLNFADLAARIVELDLYPSTAIFASLAFIVTGLSIKSALFPLHVWLPDAHSKALSPVSALFSAVLVEVAAYGLIRILLTVYGYEYITEVIPLTTVFLILAGIAVLFGSLLAIYQTDIKRMLAYSSVSQMGYIIFGFGLGTSLGLSAGLLHLFNHALMKSALFLAAGAVIYLTGKRNIYDYGGLGQKMPYTMAFFGIAALAMIGIPPTNGFISKFYLAWAAVDIGQWVFVIVILLSSLLNAIYFFRVLNIAYTRENDDMTKVKEPLTIVIPIGILAISCIIFGFGFSIPLDLIEPFAESLMK; this is translated from the coding sequence ATGCTAATAATCCTCCTACCACTTTTAGGAGCATACATAATACCAATAATAGGATACTTCAAACCTAAAATAACAAACATATTAACAACAATAATCGTACTAATAACAACAATACTTGCAGTTCTACTTGCAATTGAAATATTGGTAAATGGCGAGATCTATTACTTCACAGTCGGAGAAGAACCTCCTTGGGGAGTTGAAATACTAGCAGACCACCTCGCTGCATTAATGGCTTTAATAGTTCTCGGTGTAACACTACTCGCCACAATATTCTCAAAAAAATACGTAAAACACAGCCTTAAACCTAAAAAAGAGGTACTTTATTACACACTAATCCTATTAATGACCGGCGGCCTCCTATGGTTCATAATGGCCGCAGACGCCTTCAACATGTTCGTAGGTCTAGAGATATTCTCTATAGCATCATACAGCTTAACCGCAATTTCACAAGATAAAAAAGCAATAACAGCCGCATTCAACTACCTCCTAATGGGTGCTGTAGGATCCGCATTCTTCCTACTCGGAATCGGATACCTCTATATAATGACCGGAACACTCAACTTCGCAGACCTCGCCGCCAGAATAGTAGAACTCGACCTATATCCATCAACAGCGATATTCGCTTCACTCGCATTCATAGTAACCGGCCTCAGCATAAAAAGCGCTTTATTCCCACTACACGTATGGCTGCCCGACGCACACTCAAAAGCATTAAGCCCGGTTTCAGCATTATTCTCAGCAGTATTGGTAGAGGTAGCCGCCTACGGATTGATACGGATATTACTAACGGTATATGGATATGAATATATAACTGAAGTAATACCACTAACAACAGTCTTCCTAATACTCGCTGGAATCGCAGTCCTATTCGGATCCCTACTAGCAATATACCAGACAGACATCAAGAGAATGCTAGCATACTCAAGTGTAAGCCAAATGGGATACATAATCTTCGGATTTGGTTTAGGAACATCACTCGGCCTATCAGCCGGACTACTCCACCTATTCAACCACGCATTAATGAAATCAGCGTTATTCCTCGCAGCAGGAGCAGTAATATACCTGACAGGCAAGAGAAACATCTATGACTACGGTGGCCTCGGCCAAAAAATGCCATATACAATGGCCTTCTTTGGAATAGCGGCACTAGCAATGATAGGCATACCCCCAACCAACGGATTTATAAGCAAGTTCTACCTCGCCTGGGCAGCAGTAGACATAGGACAATGGGTTTTCGTAATAGTAATACTACTAAGCAGTTTATTAAACGCCATATACTTCTTCAGAGTACTCAACATAGCATACACCAGAGAAAACGACGACATGACGAAAGTGAAGGAACCACTAACAATAGTAATACCAATAGGAATACTCGCAATATCATGCATAATATTCGGATTCGGGTTCTCAATACCACTAGACCTAATAGAGCCCTTCGCAGAATCCTTAATGAAATAA
- a CDS encoding cation:proton antiporter subunit C → MNFEFYLLHYNYWVSVILFMIGLYAMIAKKNLIKKFMGLNIVETSIFLFYISMADKTDAIAPVLYNYDQVNVDQHANPLPSIIILTAIVIALAITATALALIIRIYEEYGTLNADEIEELW, encoded by the coding sequence ATGAACTTCGAATTCTACTTACTACATTACAACTACTGGGTAAGCGTCATACTATTCATGATCGGGCTCTATGCTATGATAGCAAAAAAGAACTTAATAAAGAAATTCATGGGCCTAAACATAGTTGAAACCTCCATATTCCTTTTCTATATATCTATGGCCGATAAGACAGACGCAATAGCACCCGTCTTATACAACTACGACCAAGTCAACGTAGACCAACACGCGAACCCCCTACCCTCCATAATAATACTCACCGCGATAGTTATCGCACTAGCTATAACCGCGACAGCGCTGGCATTGATAATACGGATATACGAAGAGTATGGAACCTTGAATGCAGACGAAATAGAGGAGTTGTGGTAA
- a CDS encoding TraB/GumN family protein, producing MGKGEIHLLKTAHVSEKSVKEVEEAINEIEPDVVAVELDLPRYKSLKGEETEISVKDILKGNVFIFLFQMLLSYLQNRIGADLGVEPGAEMKKAIELAEEKDIEVALIDRDIRITMKRLWHQMTLREKLKMISSLVLGALGFGKQKEIDIDEITEDDTIEMLVSEFEKFSPNAAKVLIDERDAYLASNLLKEAKKEKKVLGVIGAGHGEGVKNYLQNYEEIPPLKQLTQIPKSRKYLKAIGILIPLSIIGLFGYLVFAGKPLSVILTALGYWFLINGSLAAIATLLARGHPLSIATAFSFAWLTSLSPFLAAGWFAGMAEAYVRKPTSQDFNLLKDAEKLSELMNNNLFKVILVAAAANVGSIIGTFIGAYILLKFAGIDVETLIPF from the coding sequence ATGGGAAAAGGCGAGATACATCTGTTAAAAACCGCTCACGTTTCTGAAAAAAGCGTGAAGGAGGTTGAAGAAGCTATAAACGAAATAGAGCCAGATGTTGTCGCTGTTGAATTGGATCTACCTAGATATAAATCCTTAAAAGGAGAAGAAACAGAAATAAGCGTTAAAGACATCCTAAAGGGAAATGTCTTTATCTTCCTTTTCCAAATGCTCTTATCCTACTTACAGAACCGGATTGGAGCAGATTTAGGGGTCGAGCCTGGAGCTGAAATGAAAAAAGCTATTGAATTAGCTGAAGAGAAAGACATCGAGGTCGCCTTGATAGATAGAGATATCCGGATCACCATGAAGAGACTGTGGCACCAAATGACCCTTCGAGAAAAACTAAAGATGATAAGTTCATTGGTGCTTGGCGCCCTCGGTTTTGGAAAACAAAAAGAGATAGATATTGACGAAATAACTGAAGACGACACAATCGAGATGTTGGTCTCCGAGTTCGAGAAATTCTCCCCAAATGCAGCTAAAGTATTGATAGATGAAAGAGACGCATACCTAGCCTCAAACCTACTAAAAGAAGCTAAAAAAGAAAAAAAAGTATTAGGAGTCATTGGAGCAGGACATGGAGAAGGGGTTAAAAACTACCTACAGAACTATGAAGAAATACCTCCTCTAAAACAACTTACCCAAATCCCTAAATCACGCAAATACCTTAAAGCGATTGGAATACTCATACCACTATCAATAATCGGTTTATTCGGATACCTAGTATTCGCTGGAAAACCACTATCCGTAATATTAACCGCCCTCGGTTATTGGTTCCTAATAAACGGTTCACTAGCCGCTATAGCAACATTGTTAGCCAGAGGCCACCCACTATCAATAGCAACCGCATTTTCTTTCGCCTGGCTAACCTCACTCTCACCATTCCTAGCTGCTGGATGGTTTGCAGGCATGGCAGAAGCATATGTAAGAAAACCAACAAGCCAAGACTTCAACCTACTCAAAGACGCCGAAAAACTAAGCGAACTAATGAACAACAACCTCTTCAAAGTTATTTTAGTCGCAGCAGCCGCAAATGTAGGAAGCATAATAGGAACATTCATAGGAGCATACATACTCCTAAAATTCGCAGGAATCGACGTCGAAACATTAATACCATTTTAA
- a CDS encoding tRNA uridine(34) 5-carboxymethylaminomethyl modification radical SAM/GNAT enzyme Elp3: MDRFEETCREIARRIVEDGVPESEIESVKREVCRETGVSRFPSNPEILKYVDGEEERDKLKLKPTRSISGVNIIAVMTSPYKCPHGRCVPCPGGPENDSPQSYTGKEPAAMRAIREGYDPYSQVRTRVSQLKEIGHDDVEKVELIVMGGTAPAREGYIEDFVKNCFDGLNKKKSSSLMEAKSRNEDADIRCIGLTFETRPDYCKQHDIDRMLDMGCTRVELGVQTIYNDVYKKIERGHRVEDVYRATKQLKDSGLKVTYHMMLGLPGTTPYKDVQAFEEIFSDERLQPDALKIYPTQVVKGTELYEMYLDGDYRPLTNEETADLIARVKKKVPPHVRIMRVMRDIPSHQIDAGPDKTNLRQVGRKKLVEEGNPCRCIRCREVGHRERKDGVSPQDIELVSREYKASSGKEIFLSIEDVGQDILIGLLRLRILDEPFRPELNSGDALVRELHVYGEAAPIGREGDWQHHSYGEKLLKKAEERARELGAEELSVISGVGARNYYRKYGYNKKGVYMNKKL; encoded by the coding sequence ATGGATCGTTTTGAAGAGACTTGCAGGGAGATTGCTCGACGTATTGTTGAGGATGGTGTGCCTGAAAGTGAGATTGAATCTGTTAAGAGGGAGGTTTGTAGGGAGACTGGTGTTTCTCGTTTTCCAAGCAATCCTGAGATATTGAAGTATGTAGATGGGGAGGAGGAACGGGATAAACTTAAATTAAAGCCTACTCGCTCTATATCAGGTGTTAATATAATAGCGGTGATGACCTCGCCATATAAATGTCCTCATGGTCGTTGTGTGCCTTGTCCTGGTGGTCCTGAAAACGATAGTCCACAGAGTTATACCGGGAAGGAGCCTGCTGCTATGCGTGCTATTAGAGAGGGATATGATCCATATAGTCAAGTTAGAACCAGGGTAAGTCAATTGAAGGAGATTGGTCATGACGATGTTGAAAAGGTTGAGTTGATTGTTATGGGTGGTACTGCACCGGCTCGTGAAGGATATATTGAGGATTTTGTTAAAAACTGTTTCGATGGTTTGAACAAAAAGAAATCAAGTTCATTGATGGAAGCTAAATCAAGAAATGAGGATGCGGATATACGTTGCATCGGCCTTACATTTGAAACACGGCCTGATTACTGTAAACAACATGATATAGACCGGATGCTTGATATGGGTTGCACGAGAGTTGAGTTGGGTGTTCAAACAATATATAATGATGTTTATAAAAAAATAGAGAGAGGACATCGGGTTGAGGATGTGTATAGGGCTACGAAACAGTTGAAGGATTCTGGATTAAAGGTTACTTATCACATGATGTTGGGTCTTCCTGGTACAACTCCATATAAAGATGTTCAGGCTTTTGAGGAGATTTTCAGTGATGAAAGGCTTCAGCCTGACGCTCTTAAGATATATCCAACTCAGGTTGTCAAAGGTACAGAGCTCTATGAGATGTATTTGGATGGTGATTACAGGCCACTTACAAATGAAGAGACTGCTGACCTGATTGCTCGTGTGAAGAAAAAGGTTCCACCACATGTCAGGATAATGCGGGTTATGCGGGATATACCTTCTCATCAAATTGATGCAGGGCCGGATAAAACCAATTTACGTCAAGTAGGTCGTAAGAAACTGGTTGAAGAAGGAAATCCATGTAGATGTATTAGGTGTAGAGAGGTTGGACATCGGGAGAGGAAGGATGGTGTTTCACCTCAAGATATAGAGTTGGTTTCAAGGGAGTACAAAGCTTCTAGTGGTAAGGAAATATTCTTGTCTATCGAGGATGTTGGTCAGGACATATTGATTGGTTTACTCCGATTGAGAATTCTTGATGAACCTTTCCGTCCTGAACTAAACTCTGGTGATGCATTGGTTAGAGAGCTACATGTATATGGAGAAGCAGCACCTATAGGCAGGGAAGGCGATTGGCAACACCATAGTTATGGTGAAAAACTGCTTAAAAAGGCTGAAGAGAGAGCGAGGGAGTTGGGTGCAGAAGAGTTATCTGTGATAAGTGGTGTTGGAGCTAGGAATTACTATAGAAAGTATGGATATAATAAGAAGGGCGTTTATATGAATAAAAAACTCTAA
- a CDS encoding Na+/H+ antiporter subunit E, protein MEKTNKSISGFLITFLALMGFWLLLSGYYDLAHISMGVVASLLIAYITHDLFLRRSGLDGLHIEVFRFSRYIFWHLTEIIKANINVAKIVLNPNLPISPTFVKHSPDLEKGMAITVFGNSITLTPGTLTVNVDEDNDIYIHCLTSDHYQEMVESGMEERVKHIFREDED, encoded by the coding sequence ATGGAAAAAACTAATAAATCAATTTCAGGATTCCTGATTACTTTTCTTGCATTGATGGGGTTTTGGTTACTCCTATCAGGATACTATGATTTAGCACACATATCGATGGGAGTTGTTGCCTCCCTATTAATCGCTTATATAACACATGACCTATTCTTGAGAAGAAGTGGTTTAGATGGATTACACATCGAGGTTTTTAGGTTTTCTAGATATATTTTTTGGCACCTAACTGAAATAATCAAGGCAAACATTAATGTTGCCAAGATAGTTCTAAACCCCAACCTCCCCATATCACCAACTTTCGTTAAACACTCCCCGGACCTCGAAAAAGGGATGGCGATCACCGTTTTTGGAAACTCAATAACACTAACTCCAGGAACTTTAACTGTAAACGTAGATGAAGACAACGATATCTACATACATTGCCTAACCTCAGATCACTACCAAGAAATGGTTGAAAGTGGTATGGAAGAAAGAGTTAAACACATATTCAGGGAGGATGAAGATTAA
- the mnhG gene encoding monovalent cation/H(+) antiporter subunit G translates to MIETALEITSIILIAVGVFFFIVGLIGLIRLPDVFTRLHATTKCDTLGVGAILLGLIIYQGFDITAIKLFMIIFFVYLTNPTAAQIISKGGYISGVNPCEITNYSKCSKQTITKKTQQNQKTDRTDENDRKSHMKDYGEES, encoded by the coding sequence GTGATTGAAACGGCCCTTGAAATAACCTCAATTATATTAATTGCAGTAGGAGTTTTCTTTTTCATAGTCGGTTTGATAGGCTTGATTAGGCTGCCAGATGTATTCACAAGACTCCATGCAACAACTAAATGTGATACTTTAGGGGTTGGAGCAATTTTGTTAGGCTTAATCATCTATCAGGGATTTGATATAACAGCAATAAAACTATTTATGATAATATTTTTTGTATACCTAACCAACCCAACCGCCGCACAGATAATATCCAAAGGCGGCTATATTTCAGGGGTCAACCCATGTGAAATAACCAACTACAGTAAATGCTCAAAACAAACAATCACCAAAAAAACACAACAAAACCAAAAAACCGATAGGACTGATGAAAACGATAGAAAAAGCCATATGAAAGATTATGGGGAGGAGAGTTAA
- the pyrF gene encoding orotidine-5'-phosphate decarboxylase, producing MQKNTGLIFAADLEDGRRAINITNEISDLIDAVKVNYPIILSNGLQIVEELSRTKEVIADLKIADVPHINRKICKNVFEAGASAIICHGFTGRNSIEACVEIANQMYGDVYVVAEMSHPDAERFIHPVSQEIVELASQLRANGLIAPANDLKRLNTVSELAGDMRILSPGVGVQGGGASTAINAGADQVIVGRSIYDSREPRQAASEIVEDIGYIQQ from the coding sequence ATGCAAAAGAACACTGGACTTATTTTTGCAGCCGACCTAGAAGATGGAAGGCGTGCAATAAATATAACAAACGAAATATCAGATTTAATCGATGCTGTCAAGGTTAATTACCCAATAATCCTATCTAATGGACTTCAGATAGTTGAAGAACTCAGTAGAACCAAGGAAGTGATCGCAGACCTTAAGATAGCTGACGTACCCCACATAAACAGAAAGATATGTAAAAATGTATTTGAGGCCGGGGCTTCAGCCATAATCTGCCATGGCTTTACAGGAAGAAACAGTATAGAGGCATGTGTAGAGATCGCTAACCAGATGTATGGAGATGTATATGTTGTCGCAGAGATGTCACATCCCGACGCAGAACGTTTCATACATCCAGTTTCTCAAGAAATCGTTGAATTAGCCAGCCAACTAAGAGCCAATGGATTAATAGCTCCAGCAAACGACTTAAAACGACTGAATACAGTTAGTGAATTGGCTGGAGACATGCGGATACTTTCACCAGGAGTCGGTGTACAGGGAGGCGGAGCCTCAACAGCAATAAATGCCGGTGCCGACCAAGTAATCGTAGGTAGAAGCATATACGACAGTAGAGAACCTAGACAAGCAGCTAGTGAAATAGTTGAAGACATCGGTTACATTCAACAGTAA